The nucleotide sequence CCGATGGACTAACAGTGATTGTAAGTCATTGTGTTTCTGATGCAGAAAACGTTGTTGAAACATTGATGTACTGATATATTGTTGACTTGTTATGTGAGgtgtttcatttaaatctgCCAGAGTGTAACTCCTACTTTTCTACCTGTTCCTGCCCTCAGGTTCATACACTATTCAAGGACGCAGGGTTCGTGTGTACCAGCCAGAGTTTGAGGAGTGCTGGGCCTTAGGACTGGTCTCACAGCACGACCCTATCTCACACATTATGGAGATTACCTTAGATAAGGTAAATAATGCTTATGTTACAAGTGGAATTGGGATGGAAATTGTTTTAGATATTTAGGGATCCAAATACCAAAACAAATAGAAACTCTTTATGACATTAATTATGGAAAATTGCAGACACAAATAAAAGAGGATTTAGATGGAACATTATGTCACTTTCAGACCAGATAAGTTAGATTCAAATGACAGTATTGCCTcacttcttgtttttatttcagtcacTACCTATTCCCATtagctccactacatttcagaagtgGGATACAGTGTTAAACAAATTCCTCTGGAATGGGCGAAAGCcaagagtaaaaataaaagttctgAAGTTAAGTTAATCTAGAGGTGGATTAGCGTTCCCCACATTGCCAAATTATTATATGGCGGGACCTATATTAGTTGTTAGGACCAAAAATAGGAGAAAGAATTAGAAATTGTGATTGACACTGAGCAATGCGGGGACATTTGTACTAGGACTCATAAAACAACTGCTTCATACATGTGGAGAGAATATGCTTGGAAGATacagatgcagtattttatTACCCCAAAtaaatatgctaaatatgatGTGTCTGCATCTTCAAGTGTTGGAGGGAAATTTCACCCACTTATTTTGGTCATGTGATATGTTAAAGTCATATTGGAGTGGTGTgaaaagttaaatgaaatgtattatgAAAATTTGTGTGGGTCCATATTTGACCTTATTTGTCTTATTAGGTGTAATGCCTCttgaaaaaattaataaaaggaCAAATATTGAGAATAAGCTCTTTGAAAGTAATAACAAAAAATTGGAGGCAAAAGAGGAAGCCCAAGTGTAGACAAATGGAAAGAACGAGTGGAGCATATAAAAAGCATGGAGAAAATCACTTATAAAATCTGTGCTAATATTGAAGGTTTTGAGACAAGATGGGCTAAATAGCTGTGCTATGTAAAGTGAAATAATGGTGGCAGTGGATGACATTAATGCACACAGGTACAGGTAGAAGGGTGGAAATGTATTCATATGACTGTGTTTAGATATAGATGCTCACACAgacttgtgtgcatgtataggtacagtggtgtgcaaaagtgtttgcccccttcctgatttcttatttttttgcttgtttgtcacacttaaatgtttcagatcatcaaacaaatttaaatattagtcaaagataacacaagtaaacacaaaatgcaggttttaaatgaaggttgttattattaagggaaaacaaaatccaaacctacatggccctgtgtgaaacagtgattgtcccttaaacctaataactggttgggccacccttagcagcaacaacttcaatcaagtgtttgcgataacttgcagtgaatcttctacagcgctgtggaggaattttggcccactcatctttgcagaattgttgtaattctgctacattggagggttttcgagcatgaactgcctttttaaggtcatgccacagcatctcaataggattcaggtcaggactttgactaggccactccaaagtcttcattttgttcttcttcagccattcagagaccccacaacaacatccaaagaactgcaggcctcacttgcctcagttaaggtcagtgttcatgactccaccataagagactgggcaaaaatggcctgcatggcagagctccaagacgaaaaccacgcTGAGCAAAAAgtacattaaggctcgtctcatttttgccagaaaacatcttgatgatccctaagacttttgggaaaatactctgtggactgacgagacaaaagttgaactttttggaaggtgtgtgtcccattacatctggcgtaaaagtaacattgcatttcagaaaaagaacatcataccaacagtataatatggtggtggtagtgtgattatctggggctgttttttttttgcccagtctctttcttatggtggaatCATGAACACTTACTTTAACTAAACCTGCTAAAAATCTATTAAACGAACTGTTCTTAAAATAATGGGTATGTTTTGTCTAAATATATTCTGGTCATGCTGTGAAGGCCACTAAAATATCACCTTTTTTGCTGTAGGGAGAAGAAAATCAGATGGTAGATCCTCGTGTGATACATGTCATGctggcagaggaggaggtgaggttTTCGTGTTATACATCTAACCATACTCTGTAATTGGTTGAACTGTGCTGTATATTCTGCTAAAGTGGTTGAAGTATTTTCAGCTTTagactgacatttttaaaaatgtattaatagaATTACTTACTAACATTTCCCCCCTTTTTAGCTTGGTAAGAATGGGCGGCGAAGGAAGGACAGCGAAACAATGAAGGGTGACAGTGGACGCAGACGCAGGACTGCCTCCGAAGGCGAAGATGACTTGAACTTGAAACGTTTTAAAGGAGCAGGAGATACTGGAGCTGATGGGCAAAACTGTAGCGATTCCAACGAAACTCCAACTGAAGGGATGGGGATCTGGGGTGGAGACTCGGGCGAAAGAGTCAGCAGCACAACCAAAAACGGAAGTTCTTCAGAAGGAGCCTTTCCTCAGGGCAGAGTGTCGTCCCCCAACATCAATTCCTCACTCCAGATGGACCAATCAAATGCTACTCCTTGTTATCCTGCACACGTCAAAGAAAATGGTCGCTCACTCTTCGCACAAGTGGCAGCCGACTCCACCACTGCCGTTAGtcacacccccacccctcctcccctcaaACCAGCCCCCTCTCCCTTCTCCACCACATCTTTCCCCTCACTAGGCCAGATGCCAAGCCTGGTCCCTGGAGCTCCAGCCCCCAAGGCCTCCCCATCCCCCCAGCCAGACCGAGAGGAGGCTTCCCAGTCAGCTTATTCCAAAACAGCTGCTCTTGTTTCCCCAGGGCCTGTCACCATTTCTTGGTCGCATGAGAGCGTCCCTAGTGTGGCACTTTCTGCTTCTGTGGGTTTTAGTCCTAAAGCCCCCACCTGGGGAAGCCAGACTGAGGTAAGGCGATCAATATGATCAGTACCGTCAATACCATTATATGAAAGTGTTCacagttttgtttctgttattaaCAGAATTTTACTTACcccattgttttgtttctcaggGCTCTAAAACTGCTTCGGGTTTTCGTTTGCCCCAGGCCACTGCTTCTGTATTTGGAGATGTTACCTCTCAGAGCAATGGAGCTCCTACCACTACCACAACCTCCCAGGACACTCCGAGGCCCTTTGGCTTCGGCTTTGGCGAAGCAAAGAATGAGACTCAATCCCAGCAAGACCAAAACTTGTTTTTCCAGTGCATGACCCAGAATTCTGGCTCCAGCTCAATTCTAGCTGCTGGTCAGACCCAGTCCAAGGACACCAATTACTTCACCGCAGTGTCTGAGAGCCTGAGTAAAGAGCCACCAAGCCTTTTCAAGCCCACAACCGCCAGTGAAGGGCTGAAAAAGCCTGAGCAGCCCAAAGTGCCTGAGACCCATCCGACAGGAAATGGTGTGCTCAACAAATCGTCATCTGCCTTCCAGGGCATGGGTGGctctgcaggaggaagaggcTCTGGTATTGGTATTGGTGGTCTGGCTGCAGCCTCTGGGGCTCAAAGTACTTCTAAGAAGAGCAGTAATAATGGAACATCTGTGGGTGGCTTAGGGCTGCAATCTGGTTTTAATACTTCAGATAGCCACCAGAACCTTTTTCTGCAGGCCTCCAAAGAGCCCACCAATCCATTTTTGGCTTATGGGGACAAAAACTCCCACACCTCCTTTGCTGGCCTCACTGGGGCCGAGCCACAGACCCTCGGTCCTGCCTCAGACAGCAAGCCAAACCTGTTCACTATGGCAGAGCCACCAAAGGGGATTCTTTCTTCCCCTTTTCCAGCACTCTCAGCAGCTGCTTTACccagctcttcctcctctccagcaCCGGCCTCGTCACAGAGGTCACAGACTGAAGGGAAAAAGGAGGAGCAAGACGTTGGGGAGATGCCTACATCCACCTCAGGCTGTCCCAGGTTTGGAAGCACTGGCCCTGGTGGAATGGAGGAGGTCCCTGTCTCCTTTGACCAGAACCAGTCTCAGAAGTTTACCCTGGAGGAAAGAGGCCAGTCGTCAAAACGTGACTCTGACTCCAGCAGCAACAGTGACTTGTCAGACCTGAGTGAGAATGAGGAGGGCCCGGAGAAAGGCCAAGTCCCAGGAGGACTGCCACACTCTGCCAAGGACGGGGCCATGTTGCAGAAAACTAAAGTCCAAGGGGCTGCTAAGAGCCGTCCACGTAACAAGCCTTTCAAAGGTAAGTCTTGTCCGCTCTTAAGAACCCCAGAATCATTTGTGGTGACAAACTAAGCAATAAAATTAACACTAAGTTGTCTCCACCAGTCGGCCAGTCTGTACTAAAAGACCAGAGCAAAGTGCGTCGTCTGAAGCAGTCTGGTGAGTCTTTTCTCCAGGATGGCTCCTGCATCAATGTGGCCCCTCACTTGCACAAGTGCCGCGAGTGTCGTCTAGAGCGTTACCGTAAATATCGAACTACAGATGGAGACAGCGATGACGATGACGACCCAAATGTAGCCTGTCGTTTCTTCCACTTCAGAAGGTATGCATgtaatgttttgctttgtgtATTTGAGCATCACAGGAAAGTTAGCAGAATAGAGGAAGCAATCATCGCAAACAATGTCATGTTACTGAATTAACCTTTATTTGCCTGTGACCAGGTTGGCTTTCACTCGTAAAGGTGTACTGCGTGTGGAAGGCTTCCTGAGCCCTCAGCAGAGCGATTCCATGGCCATGGGTCTGTGGCTACCTGCACCAGCTGTCCAAGAGGGCCTTGACCTCGATACATCCAAGTACATCCTGGCCAATGTGGGAGACCAGTTCTGCCAATTGGTCATGTCTGAGAAGGAAGCCATGATGATGGTGGAGCCTCACCGTGAGTATAAAGACATTTCACTGATCCcatattttcttcatatttagtATTTTATCTTGTCTTATGCATTTGTCCTACATTTTGTCCCAACACTCAACCTGTCAGAAGGGTCTGTTGTGTAtacaatgctgttttttttttttggcctgtCCTTCAGAGAAAGTGGCATGGAAACGTGCTGTGCGAGGCATCAGAGAAATGTGTGACGTGTGTGAGACCACCCTGTTCAACATCCACTGGGTTTGTCGCAAGTGTGGCTTCGGAGTGTGTCTGGACTGCTATCGCCTCCGCAGGAACAGACCAAGAGAGGGTGAGTCCTTAGATGACATTTAGGGAACCTTCGAGCTAAGTTAACCAGTTCACTACAGTGTTCCTGTGATAACCtaaccttttattttattgcatattttttattacaataataGAAACGTGTTGACAAGGTTAATACTTAGTGAGATCTTTTGAGGTTGAGTGTGTTGGAAACACACAGATCAATATGTTCTTTCCCTCAGATGTAGATGAAGGTCCAGAGGATGAGGTTTTCGCTTGGTTGAAGTGTGCCAAAGGCCAGCCTCATGAGCCACAGAACCTCATGCCTACGCAGATTATACCTGGGACAGGTAACATGTACATTATGATTGAATCATAAATCTATCAATCCCTACCTTACGATTATCAAGTATTAAATATGATTTTGTATTGCTACAATAACAGTTGTAATGATTGATTTTTATTCCCTTTTCCTTTAGCTCTGTACAACATAGGTGACATGGTGCACTCAGCGAGAGGCAAGTGGGGTATTAAGGCCAATTGTCCCTGTGCCAGTCGACACACAAAACCTCTAGTGCGCCCTAGTGCCCCCAATGGGATTTCACAGGTACTGTTGTGCCACATCATCTTTTTCTTAGTTCTACATTTTGAGAAGTGTTTAACTTAAAGGCTataatgtctgtctgtgcttGTCTCAGCAGTCTGCAACAAGCAGTGGTGGTGTCCTTACAGCTGCAGCTTCTGGTATTGGCACCACTCCAAAATCAGAGGGAGAAACATCAGCAATCAAAACAGAAATGACACAAACAGCAGCGCCATCAGACAGTGGGGGAGGAGAAACTGTGGGCAGTACCAGTAACTCCACCAGTGGTACATCCTCCCCCTGTAACCTCACACAGTCCTCTGCCAAGGAGTCGCGCTCATCAGGAGAGGGTAATAGCTCTGCTCTGCACTGGCTGGCAGACTTGGCCACACAGAAAGCCAAGGATGACACCAAGGGTGAGTAGGAAAGAGGAAATGCTTAGTCAGTGTAATCTGAGTGcataaaaaagtcaaaatcaaTATTTAAGTTGAAGTTACTTCAACGTCGACTTGCCATCTTCTTCCAGAATCCGGTTCACTTCGCTCCATGATGAGTCGAGACAGCCGGCCGCCCTTTGGCCTGGATTCACTCAGTGCCCTGTCAAAGCCTTCTGCTTCCAGCCCTAAGCTATTTAACAGCCTGTTACTGGGCTCCAGCATGGCCCAGTCCAAACCTGAGGGGTCCAGTCTCCGGGACCTACTCAATTCTGGACCGGGCAAACTCCCCCAGGGCCCTGGAGAGAGTGGGGTACCATTCCCCTCTGTCTTTACCTCAACAGGCGTAcgtataaaactttttttattattcctaGTAGTTTTATGAAGTGTTCCATGTGTACACATCTATGCTAAAAAGCCTATCCGCAAGATCAGTTTCTGAACTAGTCTTATGCTGTGGAAGTCAATTTGCCCAAAAACATATTGTATGTTAAACCAAGATTGAAAAATAGAtcagttgtaaaaaaacaaaacaaaaaactaacaaaCTGACAAACCCAGAGTCAGTTCAAATCACACTTAAcactgtttatgtatatttaaatattgaattatttataaTGTTTTGGTGTATTTcagcaaaaagagaaatacaagTGTTAGGCATATCTCCTACAAAACTATAGAGAAATACAACAGGTAATAGTGATAAGGAAAGTACTGTGATTTGTCAGTGTTAAAGTCTCATATTTGCctcagtttttcattttcaaataatccATGAAAGAATGCATGGAAGTCAATCCGTGTATCCTAAGTTGAAAATATGGTGAGTcaactaaaaacattttcaagaatAACTGAAGTGGTAAAAATACTAAGATTAGGAATAACTGAATTGATTACAAATTGTATTACTGCCATTTACTGGTGTAGTAATGAACCAGAACTTTCACTTTGAAATTGCCAAGGTGGAAActactaaaaacaaaaagatgatTATTCACCTGTAAgtacaaaaatgtgtcttttgtctGTCAGAGTGACAAGCTGAAGAGCAGCCTCCCAAACTTCCTGGATCACATCATCGCCTCAGTTGTGGAGACCAAGAAGGCAGAAGGCCGTCGGACTGGGGCCTCTGAAGGCGGCGAGCTTGGTGTGTTGGGTGGCCGCAAAGACGGAGTAATGGGCCTTAGTGTTTTGGAACCACATACCTCACACTCCTGGCTCTGTGACGGACGACTCCTCTGCCTACAGGATcccagcaacagcaacaactggAAGATCTTCAGAGAGTGCTGGAAGCAGGGACAAGTAAGAACCACAATTATAGTATAACTCCTGAGGCGTCTGAAGCAGAAACATGATGGACCAGAACAAGAAAGATTGCTGTTGGTGAAACTGCACTGACTTCTGTTGCTCTATCATTTATCTaatctcttctcctctgtgtcCAGCCTGTGTTGGTGTCAGGCATACATAAACGCCTGAAAGGTAATTTGTGGCAACCCGATGCCTTCAGTAAAGAGTTTGGAGACCAGGATGTAGACCTGGTCAACTGTAGAAACTGTGCTATCATTTCTGATGTGAAGGTGCGAGACTTCTGGGACGGCTTCCAGGTCATCTCCAGTGAGTGCCCAAACTTTTTTTCCAACAAGTTattcttatttgttgtttgGATGGACTGATTGACGTGCATGccactgtgttattttagctcatgtttctctctgatgtgtgtttttctgtgaatgCAGAGCGACTGCAAGATAGTGACGGCCATCCCATGGTGTTGAAATTAAAGGATTGGCCTCCAGGTGAAGACTTCAGGGACATGATGCCCACACGGTGAGGAACCCAGAAATATGTTGCTTTGTTGTGTGTCTAATGCATTTGCTCACCAACTATGCTACCTGCTTCATACCCCGAGGGGGATATTTactaattatatataataatgtatattatttgaAATAGGATTCATAAATAGCTTACATGCCAAAATaagattcacatttttttaatcacaccATTTACTAGTCACCTAGCACATATGGAATctgttgtatttattaatggtatttcagacattttctttaCCCTTTATTAGCCTTTTCTTTGCCTTCCTGGTGCTTTGATGATTTCATgtgtacttttacataaaatGTGGAATAACCACCATATTTTGGTCATGTTACTTTGAGGAATGTTTGAGAAATTCCACATATGCCATAAATGCAAACCAGTGAACCAGTTATTTTCCTTGaaaaattaacaacaaaaaaaagaaggatGGATCTGATTTTAGCTTATTATTTGTAAGGTACAAAACACATTTGCGAATCTCACGTGTGTTGTTCTTCGATGTTGTCTCGCACTTTTCCCAGGTTTGACGATCTAATGGATAACCTCCCCTTGCCTGAGTACACAAAAAGAGATGGTCGTCTAAACCTTGCCGCCCGTCTGCCCAACTTTTTTGTGCGTCCTGACCTTGGACCGAAGATGTACAACGCCTATGGTGAGAAGGATTGTCTGAGTCTGATGGAATttttcattctgtgtgtgtgtgtgtgtgtgtgtgtgtgtgtgtgtgtgtgtgtgtgtgtgtgtgtatatatatatatatatatatatatatatatatatatatatatatatatatatatatatatatatatatatatatatatatatatatatatatatatatatatatatatatacatatatatatatatatatatatatatatatatatatatatatatatatatatatatatatatatatatatatatatatatatatatatatatatatatatatatatatacatatatatatatatatacatatatacatatacatatatatatatgtatatatatatatatatatatatatatatatatatatatatatatatatatatatatatatatatatatatatatatatatatatatatatatatatatatatatatatatatatatatatatatatatatatatatatatatatatatatatatatatatatatatatgtatatatatatatatatatatatatatatatatatatatatatatatatatatatatatatatatatatatatatatatatatatatatatatatatatatatatatatatatatatatatatatatatatatatatatatatatatatatatatatatatatatatatatatatatatatatatatatatatatatatatatatatatatatatatatatatatatatatatatatatatatatatatatatatatatatatatatatatatatatatatatatatatatatatatatatatatatatatatatatatatatatatatatatatatatatatatatatatatatatatatatatatatatatatatatatatatatatatatatatatatatatatatatatatatatatatatatatatatatatatatatatatatatatatatatatatatatatatatatatatatatatatatatatatatatatatatatatatatatatatatatatatatatatatatatatatatatatatatatatatatatatatatatatatatatatatatatatatatatatatatatatatatatatatatatatatatatatatatatatatatatatatatatatatatatatatatatatatatatatatatatatatatatatatatatatatatatatatatatatatatatatatatatatatatatatatatatatatatatatatatatatatatatatatatatatatatatatatatatatatatatatatatatatatatatatatatatatatatatatatatatatatatatatatatatatatatatatatatatatatatatatatatatatatatatatatatatatatatatatatatatatatatatatatatatatatatatatatatatatatatatatatatatatatatatatatatatatatatatatatatatatatatatatatatatatatatatatatatatatatatatatatatatatatatatatatatatatatatatatatatatatatatatatatatatatatatatatatatatatatatatatatatatatatatatatatatatatatatatatatatatatatatatatatatatatatatatatatatatatatatatatatatatatatatatatatatatatatatatatatatatatatatatatatatatatatatatatatatatatatatatatatatatatatatatatatatatatatatatatatatatatatatatatatatatatatatatatatatatatatatatatatatatatatatatatatgtatatatatatatatatatatatatgtatgtatatatatatatatatatatatatgtgtgtatatatatatatatatatatatatgtgtatatatatatatatatatatatatgtgtgtatatatatatatatatatatatatgtatatgtatatatatatatatatatatatatatatatatatatatatatatatatatatatatatatatatatatatatatatatatatatatatatatatatatatatatatatatatatatatatatatatatatatatatatatatatatatatatatatatatatatatatatatatatatatatatatatatatatatatatatatatatatatatatatatatatatatatatatatatatatatatatatatatatatatatatatgtatatatatatgtatatatatatatatatatatatatatatatatatatatatatatatatatatatatatgtatatatatatatatatatatatatatatatatatatatatatatatatatatatatatatatatatatatatatatatatatatatatatatatatatatatatatatatatatatatatatatatatatatatatatatatatatatatatatatatatatatatatgtatatatatatatatatatatatatatatatatatatatatatatatatatatatatatatatatatatatatatatatatatatatatatgtatatatatatatatatatatatatatatatatatatatatatatatatatatatatatatatatatatatatatatatatatatatatatatatatatatatatatatatatatatatatatatatatatatatatatatatatatatatatatatatatatatatatatatatatatatatgtatatatatgtatatatatatatatatatatatatatatatatatatatatatatatatatatatatatatatatatatatatatatatatatatatatatatatatatatatatatatatatatatatatatatatatatatatatatatatatatatatatatatatatatatatatatatatatatatatatatatatatatatatatatatatatatatatatatatatatatatatatatatatatatatatatatatatatatatatatatatatatatatatatatatatatatatatatatatatatatatatatatatatatatatatatatatatatatatatatatatatatatatatatatatatatatatatatatatatatatatatatatatatatatatatatatatatatatatatatgtatatgtatatatgtatatatatatatatatatatatatatatatatatatatatatatatatatatatatatatatgtatatatatatatatatatatatatatatgtgtatatatatatatatatatatatatatatatatatatatatatatatatatatatatatatatatatatatatatatatatatatatatatatatatatatatatatatatatatatatatatatatatatatatatatatatatatatatatatgtatatatatatgtatatatatatatatatatatatatatatatatatatatatatatatatatatatatatatatatatatatatatatatatatatatatatatatatatatatatatatatatatatatatatatatatatatatatatatatatatatatatatatatatatatatatatatatatatatatatatatatatatatatatatatatatatatgtatatatatatatatatatatatatat is from Siniperca chuatsi isolate FFG_IHB_CAS linkage group LG8, ASM2008510v1, whole genome shotgun sequence and encodes:
- the kdm3b gene encoding lysine-specific demethylase 3B isoform X2 — translated: MGDSLELIGKRLLLLLDDGRSANGSEPEQAAWARDWLRGTVRAVSVIGLAAPEVSGGEATTTTTTAAGLTVFVEFENALQRCSWVQVYDEGVKAVLVEDAIVWATRSDGTGTTGASASAWPALVFRSLVDRVGLGSLVPVEYFANKNFEFLPDNKTVQRFEVDKDTRHPLLLEQPSLQAAISSWRTDFELQEIFRKGSYTIQGRRVRVYQPEFEECWALGLVSQHDPISHIMEITLDKGEENQMVDPRVIHVMLAEEELGKNGRRRKDSETMKGDSGRRRRTASEGEDDLNLKRFKGAGDTGADGQNCSDSNETPTEGMGIWGGDSGERVSSTTKNGSSSEGAFPQGRVSSPNINSSLQMDQSNATPCYPAHVKENGRSLFAQVAADSTTAVSHTPTPPPLKPAPSPFSTTSFPSLGQMPSLVPGAPAPKASPSPQPDREEASQSAYSKTAALVSPGPVTISWSHESVPSVALSASVGFSPKAPTWGSQTEGSKTASGFRLPQATASVFGDVTSQSNGAPTTTTTSQDTPRPFGFGFGEAKNETQSQQDQNLFFQCMTQNSGSSSILAAGQTQSKDTNYFTAVSESLSKEPPSLFKPTTASEGLKKPEQPKVPETHPTGNGVLNKSSSAFQGMGGSAGGRGSGIGIGGLAAASGAQSTSKKSSNNGTSVGGLGLQSGFNTSDSHQNLFLQASKEPTNPFLAYGDKNSHTSFAGLTGAEPQTLGPASDSKPNLFTMAEPPKGILSSPFPALSAAALPSSSSSPAPASSQRSQTEGKKEEQDVGEMPTSTSGCPRFGSTGPGGMEEVPVSFDQNQSQKFTLEERGQSSKRDSDSSSNSDLSDLSENEEGPEKGQVPGGLPHSAKDGAMLQKTKVQGAAKSRPRNKPFKVGQSVLKDQSKVRRLKQSGESFLQDGSCINVAPHLHKCRECRLERYRKYRTTDGDSDDDDDPNVACRFFHFRRLAFTRKGVLRVEGFLSPQQSDSMAMGLWLPAPAVQEGLDLDTSKYILANVGDQFCQLVMSEKEAMMMVEPHQKVAWKRAVRGIREMCDVCETTLFNIHWVCRKCGFGVCLDCYRLRRNRPREDVDEGPEDEVFAWLKCAKGQPHEPQNLMPTQIIPGTALYNIGDMVHSARGKWGIKANCPCASRHTKPLVRPSAPNGISQSATSSGGVLTAAASGIGTTPKSEGETSAIKTEMTQTAAPSDSGGGETVGSTSNSTSGTSSPCNLTQSSAKESRSSGEGNSSALHWLADLATQKAKDDTKESGSLRSMMSRDSRPPFGLDSLSALSKPSASSPKLFNSLLLGSSMAQSKPEGSSLRDLLNSGPGKLPQGPGESGVPFPSVFTSTGSDKLKSSLPNFLDHIIASVVETKKAEGRRTGASEGGELGVLGGRKDGVMGLSVLEPHTSHSWLCDGRLLCLQDPSNSNNWKIFRECWKQGQPVLVSGIHKRLKGNLWQPDAFSKEFGDQDVDLVNCRNCAIISDVKVRDFWDGFQVISKRLQDSDGHPMVLKLKDWPPGEDFRDMMPTRFDDLMDNLPLPEYTKRDGRLNLAARLPNFFVRPDLGPKMYNAYGLTSSEDRKVGTTNLHLDVSDAVNVMVYVGIPQGEGDQEQEADISGRKEVMTTIEEGDVDEMTKRRVYEIKEKPGALWHIYAAKDAEKIRELLRKVGEEQGQENPPDHDPIHDQSWYLDQALRRRLYEEYGVQGWAIVQFLGDAVFIPAGAPHQVHNLYSCIKVAEDFVSPEHVRHCFRLTQEFRHLSTTHTNHEDKLQVKNIIYHAVKDAVGTLKAHEPKLARP